The Musa acuminata AAA Group cultivar baxijiao chromosome BXJ3-6, Cavendish_Baxijiao_AAA, whole genome shotgun sequence region ataaaaaaaatctaattatatatCACTATTggtgaattttattttattttttttcatataacaCATATATCTTGTACATAGGGATACTAACTCAACATGACATGATGCTTGCTCAATCATACCGACCATAAATCTGACGACTCAAGTGGCTGACGAAACGTGAGGGAACTGAGCGTACGACACGTCTTCCAATCGCGACTTAAGTTTTAGCTTGATTCGGAAACGTGCGCACTCGCGGTTTCCTCGTCAACGAATCGGTTGCATCTTTGTCTCGACCAAATGCATCCATGTTTCGACCTAATCAAAGTCTCAATCCGAGTGATGTCGACTTCGTGTCTTTGCGACACGTCCCGTCGTCCGTAATAGTAATAACAAAAACCACACCCTTCCGCCCTAAGCAAACTCACCACCCCAACCCACACTTTTTCTTGGTCGCGTTGCAACAATGATGGGATGGGAGGCAAAACGATCGTTTGCTCTCACCGAGAGGTGACGGTAGCACGACTGCACCACTCGGTTGATTCCATGCTACGAGGGAAGAGAGACTTCGACTTTGCGAAATGTGTCGATGACGATTGTGCACTTTTGGCGCTCAATTATtggtgtttatttatttatttaaataaataaaaaaacttaatttatttgctatttatttatatattaattgGAGTAGGGTTACTTTGGACCCTCTTTACAACAATTATAGGCAACATCAATCTACACCCACTATCATTGATATAACGCATTCATACgtcaaataatatgtatatataggcATTTATTTGGATCTGTGATCATCGTGCAGCATGAACATCAACAATCATTTAGTTACAGACTCATATATAGCACAACCTCAACATGATTTACAGTATCGATCCGTACTGGGTGGTACGAtaggcttccggtacgcggaccgtctgttACCAGTCCGATACCAGACAGAtatcgagcccagatcgaaactccGATATGATACAATATTACGAACCTTGATTTAAAGATCCTTTGTCATAACGTACCAACAACAACAGCACAGAAGACTTCACCCGACAGATTTATTTagtaaaatatcatatcatacatACTACGAAATGGAATTGTGCAAATACGTGACGGGACACATCGCAACTCGCTGCAGATCACAGTTCAGAACATAGACATTCTCAAACTATCATGAGATATGCAAACAGCAACACACCAGTACAACAGGGAGACCTTATGTCTGCCACCGCCTGTCGAGCACCCAGTTCTGCACCCAGACACCAGATACAGTGCCTATGGACTGACAAAGACGACCAGGACACATACTAAGACAGCAAATCACTCCAAATAATATTAACGCAGAATTCTCCTCCCTTCATTTTTTCTTTTGGGCTGCTTTGGTAACCTTGGCTCCGGTGGGATCCTTCTTCTCCACGCTTTTGATAACTCCAACGGCAACCGTCTGTCTCATGTCTCTAACAGCAAACCTACCCAGGGGCGAGTACTCGGAGAAAGTCTCGACCACCATCGGCTTTGTCGGAATCATCTTCACCAACCCTGCATCTCCATTCTTGAGGAACTTGGGTTCCTTCTCCAGCTCCTTGCCGGATCGCCTGTCGATCTTGGTCAGAAGCTCCGCAAACTTGACAGCTATGTGAGAGGTGTGACAATCAAGAACCGGAGCATAGCCATTCCCAATTTGACCGGGATGATTCATAATGATGACTTGCGAGGTGAAGTTGGCAGCTTCCTTTGCTGGGTCATCCTTGGAATTCGAGGCAACGAATCCACGCTTCAGGTCCTTTACAGCAACATTCTTGACATTGAAACCAACATTGTCACCGGGCAAGGCCTCCTGAAGGGCCTCATGGTGCATCTCCACAGACTTAACTTCAGTTGTGAGACCTGTAGGACCAAAGGTAACAACCATACCAGGCTTCAGGATTCCAGTCTCGACACGGCCTACAGGCACAGTTCCAATTCCTCCAATCTTGTACACGTCCTGCAGGGGGAGACGAAGGGGCTTGTCCAAGGGTCGCTTGGGCTCTTGGATCAAGTCAAGGGCTTCCAGTAGGGTTGGGCCTTTGTACCAGTCAAGGTTGGTGGATCTCTCAATCATGTTATCGCCTTCAAAACCAGAGATTGGCACGAAAGGAATCTTCTCCGGATTGTAACCAACCTTCTTAAGATAGGACGAAACCTCCTTGACGATTTCATCATACCTTGCCTTGGAATATTTGGGGGTTGTGGCATCCATCTGTCATGAATAGAACAAATGTTAAATAAGCTATCCGGTAAAAGAGATCATCATTCATCCAAAGATGCAATCGAACACTAAATTCCTACCTTGTTACAGCAGCAAATCATTTGTCTGACACCAAGAGTGAAAGCGAGAAGTGCATGCTCTCGAGTCTGCCCATCCTTAGAAATTCCAGCTTCAAAACCACCAGTTGTCGAATCAATAATGAGGACAGCACAATCGGCCTGAGAGGTTCCAGTAATCATGTTCTTGATGAAATCACGATGTCCAGGAGCATCAATGACAGTGCAATAGTACTTTGTGGTCTCAAACTTCCACAGAGCGATATCGATAGTGATACCACGTTCACGCTCAGCCTTCAGCTTGTCAAGCACCCACGCATACTTGAATGACCTCTTGTTCATCTCAGCAGCTTCCTTCTCAAACCTCTCGATAACACGCTTGTCAATCCCCCCAAGTTTGTAAATCAGATGTCCAGTTGTTGTCGATTTACCAGAATCGACATGGCCAATAACCACAATGTTGATGTGAACCTTCTCCTTTCCCATTGCAAGTTTCTTAACTGCAAATAGCATGCACATATATCAGTCACGTTTGTGTCGTTATCAAATCTAAAAATATCCTACATATTATTTTATAGCATTATAGATTAAGCAAATTACTGCAAAAGAATAATTAGATAGCAAAAATGGCTTCATTCTTGGCAGAAgaggaataaaaaataatattgaaaCTATAGAGGTTAAAAGAGAAAACCCAAATGTTTGATGCTACAATTCATGTCATAATCTTGACTTAAACTAATCAACGTCCCCCAGATATTGTCACAATGAACCTAATTTTTCCAGCTAAATAAGTAATTCCACAACATAGACCATCATCACCAAGTTCAGAATTGTTAATTCATTACCTCCTTTAGTTTACTAGgaataaaaaatatagaaaaaaaaaacttgcctTTAATCTACAAAGTCCAATGACATCAACAAAATAGTAAAAATTCAAGCACAAACCCTTCTAAAAAGAACCTCGAAAATGATCTGCAAAGGAAAACTGCAACCCGTGAGCATCGTTCTCCCATTATAGATATTATATTCATATGTTCACACTAAGCAATGAAATCATGGATCGCTAAAGTGAATCACTAAGATCAGTCAAAACCAACAGCGTTTCTCATCCAAAAGAAAGCGTTTCAAATCCCTCCTTCAACATGAGGTTCCCCCGGAACGTCTCGGATCTAGGACAGAAACAGGATCACAAATCACTAAAGAGAGAATTACCACAGGGTCAATCAGAAAATTCGAGGCGTCAAAATCGACCAAAGAaaactcttaataataataatataaaaaaaaggccTCACCACAAAGACCCCGAGAGagtaggaggagaagaggagagatcGGCGGCGGCTTCCTCGACCACGGATGTCGCGATGAGAGTGGTGTCCGAACCCTAGCAGCTGGATACTTATAGGCTACTCGATTACCAAAACGCCCTTATGCTTCAATGGGAAACGTATGAGCAGAAACATCATTCCACTGACACAATGGGATACTTGATCCGGATCCGGGTTGCTTTGGCTCCGAATGATGTAGATATCGGTACGATCTGCGCCGTTGGATCATAATCGGAAGGTTATCGATGGCTTTGGTGTATGTTATGGATATTGGACCAGCACGAAATTATCGGATCACTGTTAACACCATGTCAGAATATTATCATCGCATGTCGAAGTCAATCTTTCTTAATTGTAGTCAAACATCATGAATTCCATCAAAACGAAAAATACACAAAATCTAGCAAACATGATGTCCAATGCTGGCCACCACCACCTAACCGCGACATAAAGATCACATGGAGGCACCATTGTTTGCATGCCAAAGATTTCAAGTTGTAGTCATCATGATGACATCTTTAGACTCGTGCATACATAAGATGCCTTCTTTGCGGCCATATCTACACTTGGGTTTTCGTTTTAGTAAACATACCACAACATGAAATTTTCTGGCACATTATTAGAGCCTAACTTGAGCTACACATTGCATCCAACTCACCTATTCCTACTGTTTGTGTCCTCTATCTATCACCATTTTTGTATCTTCTCCATTCTCCACAAACTCTTTTGATGAAAAGCCAATTTTGGCTAGCTACTCGTATTCAAGATCTCACCTTTGGCTGCTGCCCTTGTCAAGATCCAACCTTGGATGCCTGCTCCAAGGTGAGTTGATCTCTGGTGTTATGTATATGATAGAATCGAATCAAGGACCATAAGTTCAATTTGTGATGTGCACCAGTGGCATTTTCCAATGAATACTTGTGTAGTATATGGACATCAGAAGAACAGAAGCACAAAGCTGCTCATATTAAAGGCAGATCACTAGTATCAAAGAACAAAGTGAGAATATTCTCAGCAAAAGATAAGAGGGGATATAAGATGTCACTCTTCTATCACCCTTTGTATTTGGAATTGCTGCCTCCAATATTTCCATCTCTGCATCAAGCAATGAGATTGCTAGATTAAATATCACCATACTAGTATACATCCGCAAAATAACTGCATATGAAGCATGAAATCCATTATGTGAAGAATCAGCTTCAGCACATTGAGTCCCTAATTATATTGAACTCAAGCTGGGAACCACCAATTCAGGAATTGTTCACTCCTAATGTTGCAATGTGAAGAACAATCAATGTTTACTAGAGCATGGAGAAAAAGAAAGCATGTAAGCCATCAGCATGGATGTAACTTGAGAAAGGCAGTTGCTTCTGCCAACTATGTAATACCACAACCACACAAGGTCAGAAGCTGCTTCAACTCGGTTTCAACGCATAACTTGGAATCTTGGATCATCCTTTCCGAAACAACTGAAACAATGCACCAAGTGAGCCACATTAATgagataaaggaaaaaaaaactaaaactaCCAAGAAAGCATTGCATACTTGCAACAAGTTCAGTGCTGCCGACAAAGAAATGGCACTTAAGAACACTTACAATAGTAGCTATTTGGTCATCTTGATGCCTTGTTCACCTCCATCATTATGGCATCAGCCAATTGTCGTGCATCATACTCCACCCCGAAAAACCTGACAACCTCCATGTTGGGATCTAACAGGTACCTGTCATTACAAGATGTTGTATCATCATGTCCATGTTTAGCAGTCAATGATACTCAGCATGACTCCTACCTAAAACTATCAGATTTAGGAGCATTACATGTTGTTTGAAGATTCAACAAGATAATCTTGGCCTTCTTCATCAACTTTCCTAAAGAATACACGATATTCCTGTGCCGCCTGTCTTACAGAGGATACAGGACCTGTTAGTCCTATAATTCTTGGATCAAATTCTGAAATCACACAGAAAAAGAAGTGAGAACTTGAGTACAGCAAAATCACAGAACCATCTGAGGAGAAAAGGTAAGAGGGATCAAACAATTAACCTTTTAGGTAAGCCTTGACTTGAGCACAGGTGTCACGTTGAGGATCAATGGAGATAAAAACAGGTTTAATCTTGAAATTGTATTCAGACTCTGCTTACAGGTAAATTTCTATCAACAATGATCATCAGCTATGCTATATCACATAACAAGGAAAAAGAGGAAATAAAGTCACATGACAAGCTGGTTAGAATACCCACACACTTAACCCTTTATTAGAGAGAGGAATTAACCACTAG contains the following coding sequences:
- the LOC135584404 gene encoding elongation factor 1-alpha-like; the protein is MGKEKVHINIVVIGHVDSGKSTTTGHLIYKLGGIDKRVIERFEKEAAEMNKRSFKYAWVLDKLKAERERGITIDIALWKFETTKYYCTVIDAPGHRDFIKNMITGTSQADCAVLIIDSTTGGFEAGISKDGQTREHALLAFTLGVRQMICCCNKMDATTPKYSKARYDEIVKEVSSYLKKVGYNPEKIPFVPISGFEGDNMIERSTNLDWYKGPTLLEALDLIQEPKRPLDKPLRLPLQDVYKIGGIGTVPVGRVETGILKPGMVVTFGPTGLTTEVKSVEMHHEALQEALPGDNVGFNVKNVAVKDLKRGFVASNSKDDPAKEAANFTSQVIIMNHPGQIGNGYAPVLDCHTSHIAVKFAELLTKIDRRSGKELEKEPKFLKNGDAGLVKMIPTKPMVVETFSEYSPLGRFAVRDMRQTVAVGVIKSVEKKDPTGAKVTKAAQKKK
- the LOC135639780 gene encoding protein SCO1 homolog 2, mitochondrial-like isoform X2 — translated: MLLYADGKPTAVLLIAGTGLYVHYNDEKRAILKGSEQSIVYERNNVNRPAIGGPFKLFDTENNSVTESTFQGNWVLMYFGYTSSPDVGPEEVKKMADVIKVLESEYNFKIKPVFISIDPQRDTCAQVKAYLKEFDPRIIGLTGPVSSVRQAAQEYRVFFRKVDEEGQDYLVESSNNMYLLDPNMEVVRFFGVEYDARQLADAIMMEVNKASR